A part of Eschrichtius robustus isolate mEscRob2 chromosome 20, mEscRob2.pri, whole genome shotgun sequence genomic DNA contains:
- the ZNF652 gene encoding zinc finger protein 652: protein MSHTVSSCQELVENCAVHVTGMAQEDSRRGQVPSTFYHGANQELDLSTKVYKRESGSPYSVLVDTKMSKPHLHETEEQPYFRETRAVSDVHAVKEDRENSDDTEEEEEEEVSYKREQIIVEVNLNNQTLNVSKGEKGVSSQSKETPVLKTSSEEEEEESEEEATDDSNDYGENERQKKKEKIVEKVSVTQRRTRRAASVAAAAASPTPRATRGRRKSVEPPKRKKRAAKEPKAPVQKAKCEEKETLTCEKCPRVFNTRWYLEKHMNVTHRRMQICDKCGKKFVLESELSLHQQTDCEKNIQCVSCNKSFKKLWSLHEHIKIVHGYAEKKFSCEICEKKFYTMAHVRKHMVAHTKDMPFTCETCGKSFKRSMSLKVHSLQHSGEKPFRCENCDERFQYKYQLRSHMSIHIGHKQFMCQWCGKDFNMKQYFDEHMKTHTGEKPFICEICGKSFTSRPNMKRHRRTHTGEKPYPCDVCGQRFRFSNMLKAHKEKCFRVTSPVNVPPAVQIPLTTSPATPVPSVGSTPTTPAPPISMNPVSTLTPRPMPHPFSHLHIHAHPHHPHHLPIPPVPHLPPPPALFKSEPLNNRGQGEDTFLRHLAEKNSSAQHH from the exons ATGAGCCACACAGTCAGTTCTTGTCAGGAGCTGGTTGAAAACTGTGCTGTGCATGTAACAGGAATGGCACAAGAAGATAGCCGTCGTGGTCAAGTGCCATCTACCTTTTATCATGGTGCCAACCAGGAACTCGACCTGTCCACCAAAGTGTACAAAAGGGAATCAGGAAGTCCTTATTCTGTGTTAGTAGACACCAAGATGAGCAAACCACATCTCCATGAAACAGAAGAGCAGCCATATTTCAGGGAGACAAGAGCAGTGTCTGACGTGCATGCTGTTAAAGAAGACcgggagaattctgatgacacagaagaggaggaggaggaggaagtctCCTACAAAAGGGAGCAGATCATAGTGGAGGTAAACCTTAATAATCAAACATTAAATGTATCTAAAGGGGAAAAGGGTGTCTCTTCTCAGTCCAAAGAGACTCCTGTTCTTAAGACAAGcagtgaggaggaagaggaagagagtgaGGAAGAGGCCACGGATGACAGTAATGACTATGGAGAAAACgaaaggcagaagaaaaaggagaagatagTGGAGAAAGTCAGCGTTACACAAAGGAGAACGAGGAGAGCTGCCTCTGTTGCCGCAGCTGCCGCCTCCCCTACTCCCAGAGCTACAAGAGGTCGTAGGAAGAGTGTAGAGCCACCTAAGCGTAAGAAGCGGGCCGCAAAGGAGCCCAAAGCGCCAGTCCAGAAAGCTAAGTGTGAAGAGAAAGAGACTCTGACCTGTGAGAAGTGCCCCAGGGTGTTTAATACTCGCTGGTACCTGGAGAAGCACATGAACGTTACTCATAGGCGCATGCAGATTTGTGATAAGTGTGGCAAGAAGTTTGTCCTGGAAAGTGAGCTGTCCCTTCACCAGCAAACAGACTGTGAAAAAAATATTCAG TGTGTTTCCTGTAATAAATCATTCAAGAAACTCTGGTCCCTTCATGAACATATCAAGATCGTCCATGGATATGCAGAAAAGAAATTTTCCTGTGAAATTTGTGAGAAGAAATTCTATACCATGGCTCATGTACGGAAACACATGGTTG CACACACGAAAGACATGCCATTTACCTGTGAAACCTGTGGAAAGTCATTCAAACGCAGTATGTCACTCAAGGTGCACTCCTTGCAGCACTCTGGAGAGAAGCCCTTCAGATGCGAG AACTGTGACGAAAGGTTTCAGTACAAGTACCAGCTACGCTCCCACATGAGCATCCACATTGGGCACAAACAGTTCATGTGCCAGTGGTGTGGCAAGGATTTCAACATGAAGCAGTACTTCGACGAACACATGAAAACACACACTG GAGAGAAACCCTTTATCTGTGAAATCTGTGGCAAAAGCTTCACCAGCCGCCCCAACATGAAGAGGCACCGCAGAACTCATACAGGCGAGAAGCCCTATCCGTGTGATGTGTGCGGCCAGCGGTTCCGCTTCTCCAACATGCTTAAGGCCCACAAGGAGAAGTGCTTTCGGGTGACCAGCCCCGTGAACGTGCCGCCTGCTGTCCAGATCCCACTCACAACCTCCCCGGCCACCCCGGTTCCTTCTGTGGGGAGCACCCCCACGACCCCCGCCCCTCCCATCAGTATGAACCCCGTCAGCACGCTAACCCCTCGGCCCATGCCCCACCCCTTCTCGCACCTTCACATCCACGCGCACCCTCACCACCCGCACCACCTTCCTATCCCCCCAGtccctcacctccccccacctccagctctCTTTAAGAGCGAGCCTTTAAATAACAGGGGCCAGGGTGAGGACACGTTCCTGCGGCACCTGGCAGAGAAGAACAGTTCAGCCCAGCATCACTAA